The genomic stretch cttttttctgagagaataatttctattccaaagcACTCTATAAAAAAGTTCTCCTTTTTTACTATAAGGCAAGTCAATGCCTGATGAAGGTTTGAGATAAACCGAAACGTTGCGCAACTGActtgccttttcatttcatttcatttaatccaaaatgcctttttatttaggACCAAGGGCTGGTCAATATAGACTAACTTCTAGACCAGCTTCTAGGCCTAATTATGTTTCTCCTCACCCCAGACTAGAACGGCATGAGCCTCTGTCTTTCCAGAGGAGTTACAGTGATGTTGTGGCTGGGAGGTATAGACccccacataatacacaaatttactcTCAAGTGAGAAATTTTTGGAACCATGGGGAACGCCCTTCCAGGCGCTCCCCACAAAGAATAACCCCTTCTTCTCAATGGCTAAGACCTACACCTAGATCCTTGAGTGCAGGCCGTAAACGTGTGGATTTCCAGAGACCTAGATCTCTtcacaataaattcacacaaaaacaatcccaACAAAAAGTGAGGTTTGAGAGCAGAGTTCAGAGATCCCACAGTAGACAAGATAACAAACCCTCACTTACTCACAATAAACAGGACCCAAATTACCAAAAGTTCAGAtcgctagttaaaaaaatattcgaaCTTCTTAggtcacatcaccatcaccaaaaaGTCTTGAGGGACCAAAACACAGAGCCCACTACTTTTTCACGGCTCACACACTACCTTACAGAGGTGATTAAACCAGCTAAATTGACATCCCGAACCAAAACACTGATAGAGGGTAATGCAAAGAACTGGGCCTATACAACCAAATTGATCTTACAGGATCATTACGCCCAGTGCATTGCCGGGGAGGGAGAggttttggctgattggatcgtGGATGACTGGAGGTCGGCTTTTGCCATTGCCGTAAAATGGTAccagaataaattcaaaaagagaCACATGGCAGAGCCGATCGAGGAGGTAAAAGCGCTGCTCACCTCACTAGCATGCAAACCTGATCGAGCTCCCCCGCCCACTGACATTGCCCCACAGGGGGAGGAAATTCCTAACACCACGGAATTTCCACCCCTCACCCGAAACTGGTACTCCCCTCCGCCAAGCCCTGACGCACTACCACCTCTGCAACTTAGCTCTTTACCACCTACACCGCTCCCACCCAGGACGCCCAGAAAGCCCAGAGTGGCcgttaacaaaccaaaaccccTAAAACAAAATCCGGCAGTAGTGAACGTGGATGACATCCCGGATATGTTCGCAATCAGTACATGCCCGACGACCCATGAGGTCACTGAGGCGGCCACTCCAGCAGGTATTCTGAAGCCTCGGAGCGCCACCCAGGACGTACTGTCACAAATTGTAACCGTTCACCACGAAATGCCCAATCCCCAACAGACAACTACTGCCGGTGATCTGTCGGTAGACTCTCTGCTCTGCATCTCAGAGCGGGACATAGAGCAGAGTCCTCTACCTATGCCCCAACTGACCCCAATTGTAACACCATCCCCATCACCTAGGGTATTCAAAGCCACCAGGCATTTGAGCACCTCtagaaaaatggtaaattggatgtttactgccaaaaaaaagtggtgcattgtgggtgactCTAACCTGAGCAGGATCCCTCCACATGATCTGGAGAACCTGCAAATAGACAGTTACCCGGGGGCTACATTTAGACATGCAGAGGCATTCATATCCAGGGCCAGTATACAAACCGAGGTGGAGACGATAGTCCTGGCCTTCGGTATAAACCACAGGGGTCAAAAGCAGAGGGAGACGGCAGTCAAACAACTCCAGAGGGCCGTAAAGATGACAAAAGAACGGTTTCCTCAAGCGGCCATATGGATCCCTCTGATCAATTACagccaaaacctgaaaaaggaagaaagagatgtattagcagggttaaatgcacacattaaaaaaaacatgccatacttACCTCTGTTACCGGAGGCTCAATTCCAGGTCGGTCAGGACCAGATCCATTGGACGCCGAGCTGTGCTAAGTCAGTGTTGGAACACTGGTGCAACCACCTAAACTTCAAAGCCCTGTAAACCCTAGTTGGGGGCTACAGAGGGGTCTCGAGGTGGTAAACCtttctaaacacttcagacCCACTAAAGACCAATATAGGGTTCTAAACAAGGGCTTAACGTTTGTTCCAACACCGAAAATCGATAgggacatgaaaaaacaactcgctcttgatatgcagcagtatcatagaagactgctgctaatgtcctaTTTTAGATACAGGGGCGAGACAGAACCTCTTCCCTTCACCCCAAAAGCCAGTTGGACTCCCAGGCTGTCCCAAGTCCCCAATCAGGTCAGAAAAGTAATCAGGGCcgataaatatgcatttaaaagccTATCGTGGAATCGGTCACAAAAATCTAACTTGAGTATCCCTGAAAGACGGGCGTTAGTCcagctcagaaaaaacaaaaatgtggttaTTAAACCGGCTGATAAAGGCAGTGCGGCGGTGATTATGGATAGAACTGCCTATATCCGGGAAGCTTATCGCCAACTAAATCAGCCACACTATTATCGGAAGCTGGACGAacccctatttttaaaaacaggcccagaaatcaggagaatcctggaaaatttgaaagaagagggttttataaacaaaaaacagttaacttACCTGATGGGATCAGACAATCCacgcccaagacttttttaccTCCTTCCCAAGATCCACAAGGATCCCGAATCATGGAGCGTCCCATTTGAGATGCCTCCGGGCCGCCCCATTGTCTCCGACTGTGGTAGTGACACCTATGCGACAGCGGAgtacattgaacattttctgaaccccCTCAGCACCCGACACCCCAGCTATATTAAGGACACCTACGATTTCATTGATAAAATCCGAACACTGCGCTTACCTGTAGAATGTCTATTGTTCACGATAGACATAGACAGtctgtacacaaacatagacACGTCGGCAGGGCTGGAAGCAGTCCAGGAGTGGTTTACCAGGTACCCGGATAAAAGCAGAccagacaaacatttattagatttgttagaaattaatttgacaaaaaatgattttgaattcaaTTCGGAACTCTTTCTGCAAATTAAGGGAACGGCTATGGGAAAGCGATTTGCCCCCTCctatgccaatatttttatggcTAAATGGGAGGAGGAAGCCCTGGCAGCCTGGCCTGTTAAACCACTTCACTATTACAGGTTCCTGGACGACATCTGGGGGGTCTGGCAGGGGtcagaacaagaatttgaaaaatttgtcaatcatcttaatcacttcagcaaatctatacgagtcaaatacacactacactcatccgaagttaatttcttggacacagttacatacaaaggggaagatttcatagaaactcaacaattgcaggtcagagtctactttaaggacacagacacccacgcacTCCTACATAAGGAGAGCTTTCACCCGAAGCATACCTTTAAAGGGGTGATAAAGTCTCAGCTCCTGAGATTCCACAGAATATGCTCCAGGACCGAGGAATTTTGgagggcaaccaaaacactatTTGGGGCACTCAGGAAACGGGGATATTCCCGCTCATTCCTGAGAGGGTGCCTGAGGAGATTCCTGACCTGCATAAGACGGAATGAGCAGACCCCACGAGAGGGCACTGAAATCATCCCCTTTGTGTCCACGTTCTCTGACGGCAGTACAgccttaaatagaaaaattaaagaaaatttcgacaaattcatgacagagggggaaatcttacataaatacagagtcatttcagcctataggaaaaacaacaatctgaaagatctgttggttaaaagcaaattaagaccgctacagaagaacagaacgaGGGACATTACGAGGACCAGATTTCGACCCAAACGCTACATTACTAAtcccaacacaaaagaaatttttacaattcggccaattttaaatctacgggtctccaattgtgtttatttaatttattgcaataaatgcaatatgcaatatgtggGGGAAACGGGGAATGCCCTGTCAGTGAGAATGACCCAACACCTCTATAATATCAGGAAGgggaaggagacacacacatggatcgtGCGGCATTTTCTGCACCATGGCCTGGGAGAACTGAGGTTTATGGGACTCCAACACAACAGGAACTGGTCCTGTAATGCCCGAAGACGGGCAGAAGGGGACTGGATCCAAAAGTTGGGCTCAAAACATCCGTGGGGACTGAATGAAAAGGGACAATGAGGATGACCAGTGATCTGACACTAGGCAGGCCCGTGCCAAACGTTGGTCTCAGTCCCTACTGGGACCACGGTTTGgggaccctaatcctaaccctaatcctaatctaaacttaaacctaaccccaatcctaatcccagccctaaacctaacctcaacccaaaccctaatcccaaccctaaccccaaccccaaccctaaccccaaccccaaccctaaacctaaccccaaccctaaacctaacccctaacctaaccctgatcctaaccctaaccccaaccctaaccctaaccctaaccccaaccctaatcccaaccctaaacctaaccccaaccctaatcctaaccctaaccaaaaccctaatcccaaccctgatcctaaccctaaccccaaccctaatcctaaccctaaccccaaccctatcccccaaccctaatcctaaccctaaacccaaccccaaccctaatcctaaccctaatcctaaccccaaccctaaccccaatcctaatcctaaccctaaccctaaccccaaccctaatcctaaccctaaccctaatcccaaccacaaccctaatcccaaccctaaacctaaccccaaccctgatcctaaccctaatcccaaccccaaccctaatcccaaccccagccctaatcctaaccccaaccctaaccccaaccctaatcctaaacctaatcctaactctaaccccaaccccaaccccaaccctaatcctaaccctaaccctaaccctaaccctaaccctaaccctaacctaaccctaaccctaaccctaaccctaaccctaaccctaaccctaatcctaaccctaaccccaaccctaatcctaaccctaaccccaaccccaaccctaatcccaaccctaaacctaaccccaaccctgatcctaaccctaatcccatccccaaccctaatcccaaccctgatcctaaccccaaccctaaccctgatcctaaccccaaccctgatcctaaccccagccctaatcctaaccccaaccctaaccccaaccctaatcctaaacctaatcctaaccccaaccccaaccccaaccctaaccctaaccccaaccccaaccctaatcctaatcctaaccctaaccctaaccctaaccccaaccctaatcctaacccttaaccccaaccgctaaccccaaccctaaccctaaccctaaccctgaccctgaccctgaccctgaccctgaccctgaccctgaccctaaccctaaccctaaccctaaccctaaccctgaccctaaccctgaccctaacccctaacccctaaccctaacctaacccctaactcccaaccctcctaatctaaccctaatccgcttaccctaaccctaacccctaacccctaaccctaacccctaaccctaacctcaaccttctaccctaaccctaacccctaaccctaacctcaacctcctaccctgaccctaaccctaaccctgacccttaccctaacctcagcctcctaccatgaaccctaaccctaacctcaacctcttaccaggaacccgaaccctaaccccaaccccataaccctacttaaccctaactcctaaccctaatctctccctcctaccctgaaccctaatcctaacccgaaccatgaccttcacttcaagcccaattctaacccttttcccttccccctccctaccccaacctcaatctcccatcttgaaccccaattctaacacttaaccctaactgctaaccccctaccctaaccccaagccttattcctaccctaaccctaatcttcccccttctctatcttgaccctcttttgtttccctgctcttctactggagtgggtaccctggctccaaggatataaacttaactcccaaatctgccccatgagatgaatacatttacaggtaaatgtgagctgtatgtggacatgggagtgtgcagacattgaatggagctttcacccgggatcctgtgctttgatcactcagccggatatggggtgtggatctgacttgggaaaaactgcacgccctatccggtcccttaggttccttgttttatttaaataatgttgtcttcccccccccccccccccccctccatttttactttctttatggggactcctggtccctttccaggtcactgttccttttgaacttagtgggtatttttatttttatttagctctctcattttaactttattgattttattttcttaatcattttttaaaaaaagcatcctttctttttattttatttatttatatattttatgttttttaaatttatattttttattttttatttactcatttaccatttggggattttaaatttgcactgtttaaggatcacccttacccagggatccaatttatatataaaaaatttttttttttttttttttttgtatttgtataagaaaacgggtctggcctcgttctttttaactctagaatagaacaaagtgagcctgtgcactaaagagcatacactcaacatatgaggacttgatctttccctaacctaacctaGCCTGTGCCACTACAAACAAAAGAGAGGAACAGACCATATTCTTAGTACACACCTTAcatatttagttatattttaattattttacttttattgttttaatctcGTAATCTTTATCCTATTTGGTTTTATCACCTTTTTGTATTATTCCATTTTTATCctttcccccccttttttttccttactattctttatttctaaggttttttatatttttttaatacccaCTCTTTTTCCAGTACATTTGTGTTCAATGGCAGTCTTCTTATTCTTGGCTCTCTTCTCTTGCCTGCTGTGGGTCTTGAACCAGGGAGGCTAGGTGTAGGAGACTATTGTCtataccactacaccacacagaCTACTGGGAAGACCTGGTGGAAAATAAGAGAACCAAGgtttacaaaaacagttttaaactaCATTATCCAGGTAAAGTCATTACCCATAAAGCCACACACTTCCTTCAGACTCACAACCAATAGATAGGCAGttttgagacagacaggtatagtTACCAATTATACAGAACCTCCTTATTTTAGCTCCACCCCTAATTTAACCTAGATCCCACCCCAGAGCTTATTTAAGGATATGGATGGGAACAAAAAGCGTATGTCCTCTGAAGAAGCAGGATTCCCTGCGAAACGTTAGGACGTCGAACTCAAAAAGCACCGTGAACTGCACATCAAAAAGATACTGTTTGACGGGGAAAACATTGCCAATTTTTGTGtcctgttttacacaaaaaattttttttaatggacaaAAATCCTTTTTAAACCGTTTTGTGAGtactcacatttttaaacccttcctttttttgggtttttattcccccctccttttttttcgGTTTTATTCCCCCTTCTTTTTGGAGTACAACACCCAAGCCAGAGGGGCCTAcaaaacttcctgtttggtgaacTCCTAGGCCGCTTAGGCCTTCTGGTAAGGAACTGAGTTGTTAATCAGCTACAGGATCCTTTTCCCAAGGATTCTTATCAGCATACTCATGGGGTAAGACCAATGAAGACTTTTCTCCTTTTGGTttttatctttcctttcttttaaccttttttttcctcgaaAGGAGTTTTTTTACAGGCACAATGATTCCCTTAACAAACAGATTCACAGTGTTGGAGACTTTGGAAACAGATGGGGtggaacaaacactacacacagaccaGCATCTACACAACTCAAAACCCAGGGAATTTTTAGATAGACATTTGAGGAAGttgtattttaaattcataCAGGCCACACACCATGAAGACATTGTGACAACAGCTCTACATACGCAAATTTTTCCAAAGGGCAtgtctaaacaaacacacaaacttacacAGTTTATCAAACCGGCATGCCCCAAGCAACAAACTCTACATAGAATTacggaaaacacacaaaattggaTGAAGGCAAATATGCAGATCCTCAAAGACCATTACGTTCAAGTGAAAGCAGAACTACTGAATCGAATccacaaaatggaggaaacagAATGGCAGATAGCAGTTAAATGGGCCAAAGGTAGATTCAAACACAAATTGAGGGAAGACATAATAGAAAAGGCCAAAACACAAATGGaacagaatctagtggaaacagaaaatggaggaactgcaTGTTTGCCTATCCAAGTATCAAACAGCTCCTCTAATCCTTCTTCCACTGCcgcctcttctttttcttcttcgttGTCTTCTTcaatctcttcctcttcttcctccaaacAGAGTCCGAGTAAAGACGACACAAACCTTGTGGCAAGTTCTCCACAGATGCATTTATCGAAAAGCAATGGAACACCTCGGCCTTTAAACAACAACTCCGATAAGACCAAGGTAGTTAGTGTATTAATACATGAAGTTCCTTTGAATACACTTAAGCAGCAAGAACAGAGAGCTAACACTCCATCCACAATTCACAGAACAGCAATCctaaataatgttagtgttcTAATAGAACCTACTATTGCTGATTCACAGGGGGAGCCGACCCAGGGGGATAGGAagcaggagaggaaggaggTGATGAATGGGTCTACAGAAAGGAAGACCACGTCCTTGAGAAAAGCCCGATCTGAATCCTCCCTTTCCCTTtccccttcctctttctcattGACTCCCCTGCATGTGGAACATCCGGACAGGGTGGAGCcccaaataaaaacctgtgaagtGAGGAACCATTGGGTTCCTACTAGACATCCTAACACCACTAGAAAGATTGCAGATTGGACACTGGAAGTAAAGAAACCAGTTTTGTTTATAGGGGACTCCAACCTGTCCAGAATTCCCTATTTTAGTGACGAAAATGTTCAGGTGGATAGTTACCCTGGAGCCAACTTTTTACATATAGCCAAGGTGTTACAAAAATTAACCCCTAATCCAAACACTCAAAAAGTCGTCCTATCATTAGGAATCAATAATAGAGAACAAACATTCGAaagtacaacaaaaaaacagttgcaaGAGCTGTGGAGAATTGCTGCAGTGGTTTTTCCCAATGCCACGATCTACACCCCATTATTAAACTACTCGGATATCCTACCTAGACGACAACAAGAAACTCTAACAAAACTGAACACTCATATACTGGCACATGGTAATCCATTGCAGGAACTTCACCCACTTAGGTTCAAGGTGAACCCGAGGGACCCTATCCACTGGACCACGGAAACGGCTtcacaaatgtttacatactggTTGGATCAGTTAAACTTTTAGGAATGGTGAAGTGcaataaaacagacaacaaaaagcACACCAACATCATTAACCTATCCAAAACGTTTTGTCTCACAGGTCCGCAGGAGGATTTACTCAGCAAGGGTCTCACCTTCATCCCGACGCCATGCGGTATGGACTTGGGGGAGCTGGGGAGGGATGTCCACGCTTACAATAGACAACTTAAAATT from Pangasianodon hypophthalmus isolate fPanHyp1 unplaced genomic scaffold, fPanHyp1.pri scaffold_112_ctg1, whole genome shotgun sequence encodes the following:
- the LOC128317918 gene encoding uncharacterized protein LOC128317918 gives rise to the protein MHLSKSNGTPRPLNNNSDKTKGEPTQGDRKQERKEVMNGSTERKTTSLRKARSESSLSLSPSSFSLTPLHVEHPDRVEPQIKTCEVRNHWVPTRHPNTTRKIADWTLEVKKPVLFIGDSNLSRIPYFSDENVQVDSYPGANFLHIAKVLQKLTPNPNTQKVVLSLGINNREQTFESTTKKQLQELWRIAAVVFPNATIYTPLLNYSDILPRRQQETLTKLNTHILAHGNPLQELHPLRFKVNPRDPIHWTTETASQMFTYWSAGGFTQQGSHLHPDAMR